A window of the Miscanthus floridulus cultivar M001 chromosome 14, ASM1932011v1, whole genome shotgun sequence genome harbors these coding sequences:
- the LOC136503770 gene encoding uncharacterized protein, with the protein MIQPRGGPRDPPSPRHPRRRPHLRAWRHRWRHLPVPDFRRCSVGRLGVVSAAQSVLLRHLAQVEDFALDGSSPPLPEADHPRLDDLLIIHLSPPRHALKGLVLNLQSYKLHSSVFSYVNLDYLEVKGCLLPGSTPGLVASLPLMHLTRLRVHYTVELEPHLNSAQFDALAALISGCPGLEQLVVIVGPEVAGVKLKIAAPRLRQLEIRARSADWMVEFQSLLPDLAQAKLQLPFFCYAQEGGSRLLQILQSISQVEKLESLDSNPLVRR; encoded by the coding sequence ATGATCCAGCCCAGAGGTGGTCCTCGAGATCCTCCTTCGCCTCGACATCCGCGACGCCGTCCGCACCTCCGCGCCTGGCGCCACCGCTGGCGTCATCTCCCTGTCCCCGACTTCAGACGCTGCTCCGTCGGCCGCCTCGGAGTGGTTTCCGCCGCTCAGTCCGTCCTCCTGCGCCACCTTGCCCAGGTGGAAGACTTCGCTCTCGATGGGAGTTCGCCGCCGCTTCCCGAGGCCGACCACCCGCGCCTCGACGACCTGCTGATCATCCATCTCTCGCCCCCTCGTCATGCCCTCAAAGGTCTCGTCCTTAACCTCCAGTCCTACAAGCTGCACTCCTCCGTCTTCTCCTACGTCAACCTCGACTACCTCGAAGTTAAAGGTTGTCTGCTCCCAGGCTCTACCCCGGGCTTAGTGGCTTCACTCCCACTCATGCATCTCACACGGCTTCGTGTGCATTACACTGTGGAGTTGGAGCCCCATCTGAACTCGGCTCAGTTTGACGCGCTCGCGGCTCTGATTTCTGGTTGCCCGGGATTAGAGCAATTGGTAGTAATTGTTGGTCCAGAGGTGGCTGGTGTGAAGCTAAAGATTGCTGCACCCCGCCTTCGCCAATTGGAGATTCGTGCACGTTCTGCTGATTGGATGGTGGAGTTTCAGAGTCTGCTTCCCGATCTTGCTCAAGCCAAGCTTCAATTGCCATTTTTCTGCTATGCTCAAGAAGGGGGGTCGAGGCTTCTGCAAATTTTACAGAGCATTTCGCAGGTGGAGAAGCTGGAGTCGCTTGATAGTAATCCCTTGGTAAGAAGATAA
- the LOC136504166 gene encoding probable glycerol-3-phosphate acyltransferase 3, whose translation MAWKMLPAASKLFPALVRAGKTTPPRPPPPAARNSPSPTVHRHAPPPAARLAGAGTTTTTLVVDVDGALLLSRSLFPYFMLVALEAGGFLRPLALLLLYPAIRCCRLGGGGDLAVRAMAAVAFCGLRARTFRAGRAVLPRWLLEDVAAEALDAARRAGDGDLERVVWASAMPRVMVEPFLREYLQLQLPAPAAVAAREMKTAWGFYTGLMERDEDCEAMALMTASAREGGGGDVVGFSGAGSVEFLSSRLASICKEVYVVSAEEQSKWRRLARRDYPTPLVFHDGRLAFLPTPLNTVAMFTWLPLGAALAVLRLAVGLALPYRVATALLAATGQSWRLRGSLPVPPPGNGGGGGSSAGSAGQLYACNHRTLIDPVYVSIALDRPVRAVSYSLSRVSDLISPIGATVRLARDRARDGAAMARLLARGDSVVVCPEGTTCREPYLLRFSPLFAELGGAAGVVPVALAVDTSMFYGTTASGWKAVDPFYYLSNPRACYTVQFLDRVDTAGVVSDGKATSADVANRVQRLIAEALGYECTMFTRKDKYLMLVGNDGAVAAPPIRSKLARVPTCMRLFVASCSLAAHMSI comes from the exons ATGGCGTGGAAGATGTTGCCTGCGGCTAGCAAGCTCTTTCCCGCGCTCGTCCGGGCCGGCAAAACCACTCCGCCCCGGCCACCGCCACCAGCCGCACGCAACAGCCCATCGCCAACCGTCCACAGGCACGCCCCTCCTCCCGCGGCACGGCTCGCCGGCGCGGGGACGACAACGACAACGCTGGTAGTCGACGTCGACGGCGCCCTACTCCTGTCGCGCTCCCTCTTCCCCTACTTCATGCTGGTCGCCCTCGAGGCCGGCGGCTTCCTCCGCCCCCTCGCCCTGCTGCTCCTCTACCCCGCCATCCGCTGCTGCCGCCTCGGCGGCGGGGGAGACCTGGCCGTGCGCGCCATGGCCGCGGTCGCCTTTTGCGGCCTGCGCGCGCGGACGTTCCGCGCCGGCCGCGCCGTCCTGCCGCGGTGGCTCCTGGAGGACGTGGCGGCCGAGGCGCTCGACGCCGCGCGGagggccggcgacggcgacctGGAAAGGGTGGTGTGGGCGAGCGCCATGCCACGCGTCATGGTGGAGCCCTTCCTCAGGGAGTACCTGCAG CTGCAGTTGCCGGCCCCGGCCGCCGTCGCGGCGAGGGAGATGAAGACGGCGTGGGGATTCTACACTGGCCTCATGGAGAGAGACGAAGACTGCGAGGCGATGGCGCTGATGACGGCTTCGGCAcgggaaggcggcggcggcgacgtcgtGGGATTCTCCGGTGCAGGCTCCGTGGAGTTCCTCTCCAGCCGTCTCGCGTCCATTTGCAAG GAGGTGTACGTGGTGAGCGCGGAGGAGCAGAGCAAGTGGCGGCGCCTGGCGCGGCGCGACTACCCGACCCCGCTCGTCTTCCACGACGGCCGCCTCGCGTTCCTGCCGACGCCGCTCAACACGGTGGCCATGTTCACGTGGCTGCCCCTGGGCGCGGCGCTGGCCGTCCTCCGCCTCGCCGTCGGGCTCGCGCTGCCGTACAGGGTCGCCACGGCGCTCCTGGCCGCCACGGGCCAGTCGTGGCGCCTCCGCGGCTCGCTCCCTGTGCCTCCGCCGggaaacggcggcggcggcggttcctCCGCCGGGTCCGCCGGGCAGCTGTACGCGTGCAACCACCGCACGCTGATCGATCCGGTGTACGTGTCCATCGCGCTGGACCGCCCCGTGCGCGCCGTTTCCTACAGCCTGAGCCGCGTGTCGGACCTGATCTCCCCGATCGGCGCCACGGTGCGCCTGGCGCGGGACCGCGCCCGCGACGGCGCCGCCATGGCGCGCCTCCTGGCCCGCGGCGACAGCGTGGTGGTGTGCCCCGAGGGCACCACCTGCCGGGAACCCTACCTGCTCCGCTTCAGCCCTCTCTTCGCCGAGCtcggcggcgccgccggcgtcGTGCCCGTCGCGCTGGCGGTCGACACCAGCATGTTCTACGGCACCACGGCCAGCGGGTGGAAGGCCGTCGACCCCTTCTATTACCTGTCCAACCCCAGGGCGTGCTACACGGTGCAGTTCCTCGACAGGGTGGACACGGCGGGCGTGGTGAGCGACGGGAAGGCCACCAGCGCCGACGTGGCCAACCGCGTGCAGCGGCTCATCGCGGAGGCGCTCGGCTACGAGTGCACCATGTTCACCAGGAAGGACAAGTACCTCATGCTCGTCGGCAACGATGGCGCCGTCGCCGCGCCGCCAATAAGAAGTAAGCTAGCGCGCGTGCCGACATGCATGCGTCTGTTCGTGGCTTCGTGCTCATTGGCTGCACATATGAGTATATGA